Part of the Jatrophihabitans sp. GAS493 genome, GCTGCCGCCTCCGCCACGCTGCTCGCCGCGAATGGGCACGCCAAGGCGAAGGTGCTGAGCGCCTGGCGCTCGACCGTGTTGGATGCCTGGTCAGGCGTCTCGGTGGCGCACGTGGAGTCGGTCGTCGAGGGTGATCCGCAGTTGGGTGGCGTGCTGCGGCTACGCGCCGAGGTTGGTCTCAACGGGCTTGCCCCGGAGGACGTCGACGTGCAGGCGGTCTACGGCTCGGTCGACGCCGAGGATCGATTGGTCGACGTCGAGTACATCTCGATGACGGTCGTCGATCAGACCGACGGGGTGATGCGCTTCGAGGGTGACGTCCCGCTGCAGCGCACCGGTTCCTTCGGCTACACCGTGCGGGTGCTGCCCAAGAACGAACTGCTGGCCACCGAGGCTGAACTGGGTCTGGTCGTCACGGCCTGAGCGCGTTGCGGCTTCGTCAGACGCTGAGCAGGCTGCTGCACAGTTGTGCCAGTAGGCGGCCGACGGCGGCCGAGTCGGCGGCGGTGAGTTCGGCGAAGGCTCCGGACTTGCGACTGAGCACGACGCCGGCCGCGGCGGCGGCGGCGATCTCGGCCCGCAGTTGGGCATCGCTCGCGCCGGCGGCCTCCGCGGCCCGGGTCGACGGTTCGACGATGAGGCGCTGCAGTACGCCCATCGCGGCGTCCTGAAGTTCTGGATCCTGGTGCGGGCGGATCGCGGCCGACATCGTGGGAGAGGCCGCGATCTGTCGGACCCGATCGACGAGACGGGTCATCTCGTCCGGGCTGGTCAGGTCCAGCGGGTCAACCCGGGCCGGGGTCCCGTCCGGGCGCACCGACTCCAGGTACAGCGCGGACTTTCCGCCAAAATAGCGGGCGATCATGGTTGGATCAACATCGGCCCGCCGCCCGATCTCACGGACGGTGGTGCGGTCGTAGCCACGTTCGGCGAAGAGAGCCCGGGCCGCTTCGAGGAGGCGTCGCTTGCTGTCGGCGGCATCCCGTCGCCGAGGGCTCGCCGCGTGTCCGTCGGTGATATTGCGTGATGGCGGTGATGCCGATGTCGTCGCGTTCATCGCAGTCGCTGCTCCTCCAGTCGAGGGGTGCCTTCCTCGAACTTCTGCGTCTCGAACTCGTCCGTCTCGAACTCCTCCGACTCGAACTCCTCCGTCTCGAACTCCTCCGTCTCGAACTCATCTGTCTCGAAGGCTATCGCTCCGGCGATGCCGGCATCGACGCTCTCTTCGATCTGGAGTTCGATGTCACCATCCAGGGAGCCGTCGGTCGCGGCTGCTCTGCGCGCCGAGCGATCAGGCAGGACGACACTGGTGACGACGGACAGCAGGCAGAGCACGATCGCGATAAGGGCGCCCACGGTGTAGCCGCGATCGTCCGGGAATTCATTGCCGATCTCGGTGTGCGCGGTAAGAACCGTCGCCGCCAGGGCACTCCCGATGGAGTAGCCGACGGTGCGCAGAACCTGGTTGAGGGCGAGAGCGCTGCTGGTGTGCGAGGCGGGCACGACACTGACGATCATGC contains:
- a CDS encoding helix-turn-helix domain-containing protein; amino-acid sequence: MNATTSASPPSRNITDGHAASPRRRDAADSKRRLLEAARALFAERGYDRTTVREIGRRADVDPTMIARYFGGKSALYLESVRPDGTPARVDPLDLTSPDEMTRLVDRVRQIAASPTMSAAIRPHQDPELQDAAMGVLQRLIVEPSTRAAEAAGASDAQLRAEIAAAAAAGVVLSRKSGAFAELTAADSAAVGRLLAQLCSSLLSV